The genomic DNA AAGCTGGTGGAAGGCGTGCTAAAAGGTTATCGCTACCAGACCCTGCTGGGCGTGACGGGCAGCGGCAAGACCTTCACGATGGCTTCGGTCATTGCGCGGTTGAATCGCCCCACCCTGGTCATCGCGCACAATAAGACCCTCGCCGCGCAGCTGACGCAGGAGTTTCGCGAGTTCTTTCCCGAGAATGCAGTGGAATACTTCGTCTCCTATTACGACTACTACCAGCCCGAAGCGTACATCCCGCAGACCGACACCTACATTGAAAAAGACGCCTCCATCAACGACGAGATAGACCGCCTGCGCCACGCCGCCACGCAAGCGGTGCTGGAACGGCGCGACGTGATTGTGGTCGCCAGTGTGTCGTGCATCTACGGATTGGGTTCGCCGGAAGAATACAGACAGCAGGTGCTGGTGTTGCATCGGGGCAGGGCGTATGACCTGGAGGAGATCCGCCGACAGCTGGTGCGGATGCAGTTCAACTTCAACGATTTCCTCACCGAGCGGGGCAGTTTTCGCGTGCGCGGCGATGTGCTGGAAATCCTGCCTGCAGATGAAGATATCCTCACCCGCGTGGAGTTCTTCGGCGATGAGGTGGAGAAGATTACGCTGGTAGACCCGCTGACGGGCGAGGTGCTGCAATCGCGCAACAGCGTCAGCATCTTCCCTGCGACGCACTACGTCACCCCATGGGAGCGACTGGACAGCATTATCGAGCAGATTCGGCAGGAGATGGAAGAGCAATGCGCACGCTTCGAGGCGGCAGGTAAACTGTTGGAGGCGCAACGCCTGCGTCAGCGCACCGAGTTTGACCTCGAGATGATGCGCGAACTGGGCTACTGCTCTGGCATCGAGAACTACTCGCGCTACTTCGACGGACGCCAGCCCGGCGAACGCCCGCATACCCTGCTGGACTATTTCCCCGAAGACTACATCGTCTTCATTGACGAATCGCACCAGACCATTCCCCAGCTGCACGGCATGTACAACGGCGACCGCCAGCGCAAGCAGACACTGGTGGAGTACGGTTTCCGCCTGCCCTCCGCGCTCGATAACCGCCCGCTGAAGTTCGAGGAGCTGGAAAAGCTCTGGAAGCAGGTCATCTTCGTCTCCGCCACGCCGGGACCTTACGAGCGCGAACACAGCGCACAGATTGTGGAGCAGCTGATTCGCCCCACCGGGCTGGTTGACCCTGAAGTGATAGTCAAACCGACAAAGGGGCAAATCGATGATTTGGTGGAACAGATACGCCAGCGCGTGGAACGTGGTGAACGCACGCTGGTCACCACCCTCACGAAGAAGATGGCAGAGGACCTGACCGCCTACCTGGAGGAGCTGGGCATCCGTGTGCAGTACCTGCACTCCGATGTGCAGACCATCGAGCGGGCGGAGATTTTGCGCGACCTGC from Armatimonadota bacterium includes the following:
- the uvrB gene encoding UvrABC system protein B, whose protein sequence is MDTFKLNPNYTPRGDQPQAIEKLVEGVLKGYRYQTLLGVTGSGKTFTMASVIARLNRPTLVIAHNKTLAAQLTQEFREFFPENAVEYFVSYYDYYQPEAYIPQTDTYIEKDASINDEIDRLRHAATQAVLERRDVIVVASVSCIYGLGSPEEYRQQVLVLHRGRAYDLEEIRRQLVRMQFNFNDFLTERGSFRVRGDVLEILPADEDILTRVEFFGDEVEKITLVDPLTGEVLQSRNSVSIFPATHYVTPWERLDSIIEQIRQEMEEQCARFEAAGKLLEAQRLRQRTEFDLEMMRELGYCSGIENYSRYFDGRQPGERPHTLLDYFPEDYIVFIDESHQTIPQLHGMYNGDRQRKQTLVEYGFRLPSALDNRPLKFEELEKLWKQVIFVSATPGPYEREHSAQIVEQLIRPTGLVDPEVIVKPTKGQIDDLVEQIRQRVERGERTLVTTLTKKMAEDLTAYLEELGIRVQYLHSDVQTIERAEILRDLRLGVFDVVVGINLLREGLDLPEVSLVAILDADKEGFLRSETSLIQTIGRAARNVNGQVILYADNITRSMQRAIDETNRRRKVQMEYNERHGITPQSIVKAVREVVRAEKVAERRAEYTVRPSLPENATPEDIHTVIAELEKEMKAAAKALEFERAAEIRDEIFRLKQLLPPVPHKR